The genomic DNA ACCCGCCGGAAGGGGGACGCACGATGACGGCGGCGATCACCGGCATCGGGGCCGCGCTGCCCGAACGCACCGTGCCGAACAGCCACTTCGAGGCGATCGGTTCGTCCGACGAGTGGATCGTCAAGCGGACGGGCATCAGGGAGCGCCGCTTCCTGGCCGAGGACGGCCGGCTCGCCGACCTCGCCGTGACCGCCGCCCGGACGGCGCTGCGGCAGGCCGGACGGGACGCCGCCGACCTGCACCACGTCGTCGTCGCGACGACCACCCCGGACCGGACGACGCCCGGACTGGCGGTGGAGGTGGCCGCACGGCTGGGCACTCCGCAGGCCGCCGCCTTCGACCTGCACGCGGCGTGCGCCGGATTCGTGTACGCCCTGGACCACGGGACGGCGCTCATCGAGTCCGGGCGGGCGGAGGCCGTCCTCGTCTGCGGGGCGGAGGCGCTGACCCGCATCACCGACACCGCGGACCGGTCGACGGCCGTCCTGCTCGGGGACGGCGCTGGCGCCGTCGTCCTCACCGACCTCCCGGACGCCCCCGTCGCACCCGCCTTCCACCTGGCCTCGGACGGCGAACACGTCGGGCTGCTCTTCGCCGACCGCCACGACCGCAAGCTCCGCATGGACGGCCCGGAGATCTTCGTCCACGCCGTGGAGAAGATGAGCGACGCGGTCCGGCGGGTGCTGGAGCGGCGCGAGCTCGCCTGCGACGGCGTCGACCTCTTCGTCGCCCACCAGGCCAACGCCCGCATCGTGAGGGCCGTCGGCAAGGAGATCGGGGTGCCGCCCGAGCGTCTGTTCCTCAACGTCGACCGGGTGGCCAACACCTCGTCGGCGTCCATCCCCATCGCCCTGGCCCACGCCCGGGAGGAGGGCCGGATCGGGCCGTCCGGGGTGCTGGGCGTGGCCGCCTTCGGCGCGGGCATCACCTGGGGCGCCGGCGTGCTCGGCTGGCGGCTGGGATGAGCACCGGGCGGCCCCGCCTGCCGCTGCTGGGCGAGATCACGGCGCCCGACGGCGCGCGGCTCACCGTGCGGGTGCAGGCGCGGGACGACACCGGCGCCCCCGTCGTCGTCCTGCTGCCCGCCATGGGGACGCCCGCGCGCACCTACCTCCCGCTCGTGCGGGCGCTGCACCGGCGGGGCATGACGGTCGTGACGACGGACCTGCGCGGGCAGGGCGAGAGCGTGCCCGTGCCGGCGCGCGGTGTCCGGTTCGGCTACCGCGAGATCGTCGAACACGACATCGGGGCCGTGCTCGACCTCGTCGGCGCCGCCTATCCCACGGCTCCGCGGCTGCTCCTCGGGCACAGCCTGGGCGGGCAGCTGGGGCTGGTGCACTGCGGGCTGTTCCAGCCGCCGCACCTCGACGGCGTCGTGCTCGTCGCCAGCGGTTCCGCCTGGTACCGGGCGCTGGGGCGGGGCGGGGCGGGCTGGCTGGTGCGCAGCCAGCTCGGCGCCGCGGGGGGCCGGGGTGCTCGGGTACTGGCCCGGGGACCGGTTCGGGTTCGGCGGGCGGGAGACGGCGCGGCTCATGCGGGACTGGGCACGCCAGGTGCGCACCGGCCGCTACACCGTGCCCGGGGCGCGGGCGGACTACGAGCGGGCCCTGCGGGCGGTGGCGCTGCCCGTCCTCGCCGTCGACGTCGAGAACGACACCATGGCGCCGCCGGCGGCCGTGGACCACCTGTGCGCCAAGCTGCCCGCCGCCCGCGTCGAACGTCTCCACTACGCGTGCGCCGACGCGGACGGCCGTCCGCTGGACCACTTCCGCTGGATACGGCACCACGGCCGGCTCGTCGAGCGCGTCGGGGCCTGGGCGGCGCGGGTCGCCGCCGCCTCCGGCCGGGCGGCCTGATGCCGGGTCACCGCGCGGGCGGGCGGGGACGGCGCGGGCGTCGTCGAGGACCGCTGCCGGGTGAGCGCCCCGGCCTTCCCGCGCCCCGCGTGTGCCGCACCGCCCCCGGCCGGCGGCGGCCTGCCGGCGACCGCGATCGAACCCGAGCCGCCGAGGTCCGTCTCCCCTCGGCCCGCCGTACCGGAGGATTCCCGATGCACCCCGAGCCCCCGCACGACCCCGGCACCGTGCCCGCCCTGCTGGCCCGCAGCGCCGCCGCGCACCCCGACCGCCCGGCCCTGCGCCTGGACGCCGAGGAGCTGACCTTCGCCGAGCTGGACGACCTCAGCTCCCGCGCCGCCGCCCGGCTCCGCGCCCTGGGCACGGCGCCGGGGGACCGCGTCGCCGTCCTCCTGCCGAACAGTCCCGTCTTCGCGGTGCTGTACTACGGCATCCTGCGCGCCGGGGCGATCGTCGTGCCCCTCAACCCCCTGCTGAGGGCCGGGGAGGTCGAACACTGCCTGAACGACGCCGGAGCCGCCCTCCTCCTCGCCTGGCACCGGGGCGCGCACGAGGCGGTGGAGGGCGCCCGCCGGGCCGGCACCCCGCACCTCGTGGTCGAACCGGAGACCTTCCTCGACGGGTTGCGGACCCGTCGTCCGCCG from Streptomyces sp. MRC013 includes the following:
- a CDS encoding beta-ketoacyl-ACP synthase 3; this encodes MTAAITGIGAALPERTVPNSHFEAIGSSDEWIVKRTGIRERRFLAEDGRLADLAVTAARTALRQAGRDAADLHHVVVATTTPDRTTPGLAVEVAARLGTPQAAAFDLHAACAGFVYALDHGTALIESGRAEAVLVCGAEALTRITDTADRSTAVLLGDGAGAVVLTDLPDAPVAPAFHLASDGEHVGLLFADRHDRKLRMDGPEIFVHAVEKMSDAVRRVLERRELACDGVDLFVAHQANARIVRAVGKEIGVPPERLFLNVDRVANTSSASIPIALAHAREEGRIGPSGVLGVAAFGAGITWGAGVLGWRLG